From Arachis stenosperma cultivar V10309 chromosome 2, arast.V10309.gnm1.PFL2, whole genome shotgun sequence, one genomic window encodes:
- the LOC130962379 gene encoding uncharacterized protein LOC130962379, with translation MKGVYDDWAKAAPFTHQPKTIHKGGFLTIEEAKESLREYEVLHPEQILKRAEKAPIQIQRTAQAQRTGLMKNIPTRAEINDKKRVCRSNCRETLNLVLNWTLDKRATLGYYPINKEQLTKLVIFPEASPSDTYQFFQYGLIDTILIFDNLNIIKESPAGFIDAVKKFKNMIDAREPRDISLKFTSSQPIFNEEGECLIPAFQVIFMSVFPGDFQPIEQVQDLSIYSNEGRLASTLARVFERAQKITKESRTRINYKSRNTLIVSSKKNQIESREMRLLVDFESAFYNFSGLLEKLPDGIRRNLCHLLKDKEDHRCQLCTSEMSEESNNAEDPTHVEKEVDETSESSINIIVE, from the coding sequence ATGAAAGGAGTCTATGATGATTGGGCTAAAGCAGCCCCATTTACTCACCAACCCAAAACTATTCACAAAGGAGGTTTCTTGACAATAGAGGAAGCAAAAGAATCCCTCAGAGAATATGAAGTGCTCCATCCAGagcaaattttaaaaagagCAGAAAAAGCTCCAATCCAAATCCAAAGAACAGCCCAAGCCCAAAGGACTGGACTAATGAAAAATATTCCTACAAGGGCCgaaataaatgacaagaaaagggTCTGCAGATCAAACTGTAGAGAAACCTTAAATCTGGTTCTAAACTGGACTCTAGACAAAAGAGCAACATTGGGATATTATCCCATTaacaaagaacagctaacaaagctggtaaTCTTCCCAGAAGCATCACCCTCTGATACATATCAGTTTTTCCAATACGGATTAATTGATACGATCCTAATTTTTGACAATTTAAATATCATTAAAGAATCCCCTGCAGGTTTTATAGATGcagtgaaaaaatttaaaaatatgatcgATGCAAGAGaaccaagggatatatccctaaaatttacaagTAGTCAGCCAATTttcaatgaagaaggagaatgtTTGATCCCAGCATTTCAAGTAATTTTCATGTCAGTCTTCCCAGGAGACTTTCAACCAATAGAACAAGTTCAAGATCTATCAATTTATAGCAACGAAGGAAGATTGGCCAGCACATTGGCAAGAGTCTTCGAGAGAGCCCAAAAAATAACCAAAGAATCCAGAACAAGAATAAACTACAAAAGCAGAAACACTCTAATTGTTTCTAGCAAGAaaaaccaaattgaatcaagagAAATGAGACTTCTAGTGGATTTTGAATCAGCATTTTACAATTTTTCTGGATTATTGGAAAAGCTTCCTGACGGGATTAGGAGGAATCTATGCCATTTACTAAAAGACAAAGAAGACCATAGGTGCCAGCTGTGCACCTCAGAAATGTCTGAAGAAAGCAACAATGCTGAAGACCCCACCCACGTGGAAAAAGAAGTGGATGAGACATCTGAATCATCCATCAACATTATTGTTGAATGA